The following coding sequences lie in one Vibrio casei genomic window:
- the ribF gene encoding bifunctional riboflavin kinase/FAD synthetase has product MELIRGIHNIKSHHQGCVLSIGNFDGVHLGHQQVLKKLCEQAKSLSLPAVVMTFEPQPMEFFAKQAAPARLTRLRDKFVQLAKCKIERLVCVNFNQDFANLSPKDFIRDLLVKRLGVKYLVVGDDFCFGKDRKGSFSDLLEAGKEYGFEVVSTQSFCVVSNSLANELPVRVSSTEIRQALAQDDLPQAAKMLGRDYSINGRVSHGRKLGRTIGFPTANIPLKRNVSPVSGVYVVKVIGADKQSIIGGVANIGNRPTINGIRQQLEVHLFDFKQNLYGKQLEVVLLHKLRDEQRFESFDLLKQQIELDAQAARVWLLEHHMFSEPVC; this is encoded by the coding sequence ATGGAATTAATCCGAGGCATTCACAACATTAAGTCACACCATCAGGGGTGTGTACTAAGCATTGGTAATTTTGATGGTGTTCATTTAGGACATCAACAAGTATTGAAAAAGCTTTGTGAGCAAGCGAAATCTCTGTCGCTTCCTGCCGTCGTGATGACGTTTGAACCTCAACCTATGGAATTTTTTGCTAAGCAAGCAGCGCCGGCTAGGTTAACGCGCTTACGTGATAAATTTGTTCAACTAGCAAAATGTAAAATAGAGCGCTTAGTTTGTGTTAACTTTAACCAAGATTTTGCTAATTTAAGCCCCAAAGACTTTATCCGAGATCTCTTGGTTAAACGTTTAGGCGTTAAGTATTTAGTGGTTGGTGATGATTTTTGTTTTGGCAAAGATCGCAAAGGCTCCTTCTCTGATCTTCTTGAAGCCGGAAAAGAGTATGGTTTTGAAGTCGTGAGCACTCAGAGTTTTTGTGTTGTTTCCAATTCGTTGGCGAATGAGTTACCAGTACGAGTGAGTAGTACTGAGATTCGACAAGCGTTAGCGCAAGATGACTTACCTCAAGCTGCGAAAATGCTGGGGCGAGATTACAGCATTAATGGCCGAGTTTCACACGGGAGAAAGTTGGGGCGGACGATTGGTTTTCCAACCGCAAATATTCCGTTAAAACGTAATGTTTCTCCTGTTTCTGGTGTTTATGTCGTCAAGGTGATTGGCGCGGATAAGCAATCTATTATCGGTGGTGTTGCTAATATTGGTAATCGCCCAACGATAAATGGTATTCGTCAACAACTTGAAGTTCATTTATTTGACTTCAAACAAAATTTATATGGTAAGCAATTGGAAGTAGTGTTGTTGCATAAACTGCGCGACGAACAAAGATTTGAATCGTTTGACTTACTTAAGCAACAAATAGAATTAGATGCTCAAGCTGCAAGGGTGTGGCTGCTTGAGCATCATATGTTTTCAGAGCCGGTTTGCTAA
- the fkpB gene encoding FKBP-type peptidyl-prolyl cis-trans isomerase has product MPIITSTSVVTLHFTIKLKDGSVADSTHNMGKPAKFVMGDGSLSPNFEQCLLGLTIDDIQSVELQAKDAFGLPNPDSIHYMDRSRFSGQELEVGTIMAFNGPDGMEIPGIISEVSGESVTVDFNHPLSGQDVIFDVEILNVE; this is encoded by the coding sequence GTGCCAATAATTACTAGTACTAGTGTTGTGACTTTACATTTCACGATTAAACTAAAAGATGGCTCAGTGGCAGATAGTACTCATAATATGGGGAAACCCGCTAAGTTCGTGATGGGCGATGGCAGTTTAAGCCCAAACTTTGAGCAATGTTTACTTGGCTTAACTATTGATGATATTCAATCGGTTGAACTTCAAGCCAAAGATGCGTTTGGTTTACCCAATCCAGATAGCATTCATTATATGGATCGTAGCCGTTTTAGCGGGCAAGAATTGGAAGTGGGTACCATCATGGCCTTTAATGGTCCTGACGGTATGGAAATCCCTGGTATCATTTCAGAAGTGTCAGGCGAGTCTGTAACCGTTGATTTCAATCATCCATTATCTGGACAAGATGTTATCTTTGATGTCGAGATTTTAAACGTTGAATAA
- the ileS gene encoding isoleucine--tRNA ligase, with protein MTDYKDTLNLPETGFPMRGNLANREPEMLKHWYKEDLYGAIRAAKKGKKSFVLHDGPPYANGDIHIGHALNKILKDIIIKSKTLSGFDAPYVPGWDCHGLPIELMVEKKKGKPGQKISAAEFREECRKYAAGQVEGQKESFKRLGIMGEWDKPYRTMDFGTEANIIRALGKIADQGHLLKGFKPVHWCTDCGSALAEAEVEYKDKVSPSIYVRFKATDEAAVLSKFDCKEGHQGQGDVSIVIWTTTPWTMPANRAVCLRDDLEYVLIQVEANGDQPAERIIVASELASSVMAAVNIEHFHNLGFAKGSDLELSRFNHPFYDFDVPAILGDHVTTESGTGIVHTAPGHGQEDFVVGKHYDLEVANPVGSNGVYLPDTELFAGQHVFKANDSVLEVLKEHGALLHHHAYEHSYPHCWRHKTPIIFRATPQWFVSMDQAGLRTKALGAIKDVEWMPEWGQSRIEGMIEGRPEWCISRQRTWGVPIALFVHKETAELHPNSPELIEKVAKLVEEKGIQAWWDLDAAELMSEEDADNYEKVLDTLDVWFDSGVTHYAVVDNRDEFNGHSADLYLEGSDQHRGWFQSSLITSIAMKDEAPYKQVLTHGFVVDGNGRKMSKSIGNVVAPKDVTNKLGADILRLWVASTDYTGEVAVSDEILKRSADAYRRIRNTARFFLANLNGFNPATDMVAPEDMVALDRWAVARAQAAQTEIVKAYEEYNTHGVTQRLMQFCSIEMGSFYLDVIKDRQYTAKQGGHAQRSCQTALYYIVEALVRWMAPIMSFTADEIWNEMPAKLPNGEARDTFVFTGEWFDDLFSLAESEELNNEFWTQIQTVRASVNKLLEAARNDKTIGGSLQAEVTLYADDALAATINKLEDELRFVLLTSKAQVKPLSEKTDSAKETEVEGLFVEVAASEAEKCDRCWHHVADVGTIAGHETVCGRCVTNIDGDGEVRKFA; from the coding sequence ATGACTGATTATAAAGATACTCTGAATCTACCTGAAACAGGGTTTCCAATGCGCGGAAATCTGGCTAATCGTGAGCCAGAAATGCTTAAGCATTGGTACAAAGAAGATCTTTACGGCGCAATTCGTGCCGCAAAGAAAGGTAAGAAATCCTTCGTATTACACGATGGCCCTCCTTATGCCAACGGTGATATTCATATTGGTCATGCTCTAAACAAGATTCTTAAAGATATTATTATTAAGTCAAAGACGCTTTCTGGCTTTGATGCGCCATACGTTCCTGGTTGGGATTGTCATGGTCTTCCAATCGAACTAATGGTTGAGAAGAAAAAAGGCAAGCCGGGTCAAAAAATCTCTGCGGCTGAATTCCGCGAAGAGTGTCGTAAATACGCGGCAGGCCAAGTAGAAGGTCAGAAAGAAAGCTTCAAGCGTTTAGGGATCATGGGCGAGTGGGACAAACCATACCGCACTATGGACTTTGGCACCGAAGCAAACATTATCCGTGCTCTAGGCAAAATTGCAGACCAAGGCCATTTGTTGAAAGGCTTTAAACCGGTTCACTGGTGTACTGATTGTGGTTCAGCATTAGCAGAAGCGGAAGTGGAATACAAAGACAAAGTATCGCCTTCTATCTATGTTCGCTTTAAAGCAACAGATGAAGCTGCTGTTCTTAGCAAATTTGATTGCAAAGAAGGCCATCAGGGCCAAGGTGATGTGTCGATTGTTATCTGGACAACCACGCCTTGGACTATGCCTGCTAACCGCGCAGTATGTTTGCGTGATGATCTTGAATATGTATTGATTCAAGTTGAAGCGAATGGTGATCAACCAGCAGAACGTATTATTGTGGCATCAGAGCTTGCTTCTTCTGTTATGGCTGCGGTGAATATTGAGCATTTCCATAACTTAGGCTTTGCGAAAGGTTCGGATTTAGAGCTGAGTCGTTTTAATCACCCGTTTTATGATTTTGATGTGCCTGCTATTTTAGGTGATCACGTTACGACTGAATCTGGTACAGGTATTGTTCACACAGCACCAGGTCACGGACAAGAAGACTTTGTGGTCGGTAAACACTACGATCTAGAAGTGGCCAATCCTGTCGGTTCAAACGGAGTTTATTTACCTGATACAGAACTATTTGCCGGACAACACGTCTTTAAAGCCAATGATTCTGTACTGGAAGTGTTAAAAGAGCATGGTGCATTGTTGCATCATCATGCTTACGAGCACAGCTACCCACACTGTTGGCGCCACAAGACACCGATTATCTTCCGTGCGACACCACAGTGGTTTGTATCGATGGATCAAGCGGGTCTACGTACAAAAGCATTAGGGGCTATTAAAGATGTTGAGTGGATGCCTGAGTGGGGTCAAAGCCGTATTGAAGGTATGATTGAAGGTCGTCCTGAATGGTGTATCTCTCGTCAGCGTACTTGGGGCGTGCCAATCGCTTTATTCGTACATAAAGAAACCGCTGAATTACATCCTAATTCTCCTGAACTTATTGAGAAAGTTGCTAAGCTAGTAGAAGAGAAAGGCATACAAGCTTGGTGGGATCTTGATGCCGCTGAATTGATGAGTGAAGAAGATGCCGATAACTACGAGAAAGTACTTGATACGTTAGATGTATGGTTTGATTCAGGTGTGACCCACTACGCTGTTGTAGATAACCGTGATGAGTTCAATGGTCATAGCGCGGATCTTTACCTAGAAGGTTCAGATCAACACCGTGGCTGGTTCCAATCTTCATTGATCACGTCGATCGCAATGAAAGATGAAGCACCGTACAAGCAAGTGTTAACACACGGTTTCGTAGTAGATGGTAACGGCCGTAAGATGTCGAAATCTATCGGTAACGTGGTTGCGCCAAAAGATGTGACTAACAAGCTGGGTGCTGACATTTTACGTCTATGGGTTGCTTCAACTGACTACACTGGTGAAGTAGCGGTTTCTGATGAAATCCTAAAACGTAGTGCTGATGCGTATCGTCGTATTCGTAACACTGCACGTTTCTTTCTAGCTAACCTAAACGGTTTCAACCCTGCAACCGATATGGTCGCGCCAGAAGATATGGTGGCACTGGATCGTTGGGCGGTAGCTCGTGCACAAGCGGCACAAACTGAGATCGTCAAAGCGTATGAAGAATACAATACTCACGGCGTAACACAGCGTTTAATGCAGTTCTGTTCAATTGAAATGGGCTCATTCTACTTAGATGTGATTAAAGACCGTCAGTACACCGCGAAACAAGGTGGCCACGCACAACGTAGCTGTCAAACTGCACTTTACTACATCGTAGAAGCGCTGGTTCGTTGGATGGCGCCTATCATGTCATTCACTGCCGATGAAATCTGGAACGAAATGCCAGCCAAACTTCCAAACGGTGAGGCTCGTGACACATTTGTATTTACCGGTGAATGGTTCGATGATTTGTTTAGTCTTGCAGAAAGCGAAGAGCTAAATAATGAATTCTGGACACAAATCCAAACGGTTCGTGCTTCAGTGAATAAATTGCTAGAAGCGGCTCGTAACGACAAAACTATTGGTGGTTCACTGCAAGCGGAAGTCACTCTGTACGCAGATGACGCATTAGCTGCAACCATCAATAAGCTTGAAGATGAATTACGTTTCGTTCTATTAACGTCTAAAGCGCAAGTTAAGCCGTTAAGTGAGAAAACAGACTCTGCCAAAGAAACCGAAGTTGAAGGTTTATTTGTAGAAGTGGCGGCTTCAGAAGCTGAGAAGTGTGATCGTTGTTGGCACCATGTGGCCGATGTTGGCACGATTGCAGGTCATGAAACCGTATGTGGCCGTTGTGTGACTAATATTGACGGCGACGGCGAAGTCCGCAAGTTCGCATAA
- the lspA gene encoding signal peptidase II, producing MSSLNMSDLIKQTGLRWLWLAALVFCLDIGIKLLVMNTMGYGWANRIEVFPFFNLLYVNNYGAAFSFLSDQEGWQRWFFTGIAFAVSVMLMVWMRKLPAKESWNNVAYALVVGGALGNVFDRLVHGFVVDYLDFFWGNYHWPAFNLADSAICIGAVMIVLDGFRSKKEQPEA from the coding sequence ATGAGTTCTCTTAATATGAGTGACCTCATTAAACAAACAGGACTGCGCTGGTTATGGCTAGCGGCCCTTGTATTTTGCTTAGATATTGGCATTAAGTTATTGGTTATGAATACGATGGGATACGGTTGGGCAAACCGTATTGAAGTTTTCCCATTTTTTAACTTACTCTATGTGAATAATTATGGCGCAGCATTTAGCTTTTTGAGTGATCAAGAAGGATGGCAACGCTGGTTCTTTACTGGTATTGCTTTTGCTGTAAGTGTGATGCTGATGGTGTGGATGCGTAAACTGCCAGCGAAAGAAAGCTGGAATAATGTTGCCTATGCCTTAGTGGTTGGTGGAGCTTTAGGTAATGTATTTGATCGCCTAGTACATGGGTTTGTTGTTGATTATCTTGATTTCTTTTGGGGTAATTATCATTGGCCAGCATTTAATTTGGCTGACTCTGCTATTTGTATTGGTGCCGTTATGATCGTGCTTGATGGTTTTCGCTCTAAAAAAGAACAACCAGAGGCTTAA
- the murJ gene encoding murein biosynthesis integral membrane protein MurJ encodes MSRKLLRSGLVVSSMTFVSRVLGLVRDVVVANLMGAGAAADVFFFANRIPNFLRRLFAEGAFSQAFVPVLTEYHASGDIDKTRDLIAKASGTLGVLVTIVTLFGILGSGLVTAIFGAGWFMDWVNDGPDTHKFVLASFLLKITFPYLWFITFVALSGAILNTIGKFAVSSFTPVFLNVMMILAALYIAPNMEQPEVGLAIGVLLGGLVQFLFQIPFLFKQGMLVKPKWGWNDPGVKKIRTLMIPALFGVSVSQINLLFDTAVASFLMTGSISWLYYSDRLLEFPLGLFGIAIATVILPALSRKHVDSESQGFSSTMDWGVRMVILLGVPAMCGLIVLAKPMLMVLFMRGEFAPSDVQNASLALWAYSAGLLNFMLIKVLAPGYYSRQDTKTPVRYGIIAMVTNMVFNAIFAYFYGYVGLAMATSLSALVNMGLLYRGLHIANVYRLSKETIVFTIKIVIAGGLMVSVIDWQMADFDVWLQWTASYRAMWLVGLIGLGALVYLISALVLGIRLKHLKAN; translated from the coding sequence GTGAGTAGAAAACTGCTTAGATCGGGGCTTGTTGTTAGCTCCATGACGTTTGTTTCTAGGGTGTTAGGCCTTGTTCGGGATGTCGTCGTTGCAAATTTGATGGGGGCTGGCGCGGCGGCTGACGTGTTCTTTTTTGCTAATCGAATTCCCAATTTTTTACGACGATTGTTTGCCGAAGGTGCATTTTCACAAGCGTTTGTGCCGGTACTCACCGAGTATCATGCCTCTGGGGATATAGATAAAACTCGGGATCTTATTGCGAAAGCATCTGGGACTCTCGGCGTTTTAGTCACTATTGTTACCTTATTTGGTATTTTGGGGTCGGGTCTCGTCACTGCTATTTTTGGTGCCGGCTGGTTTATGGATTGGGTGAATGATGGCCCTGATACCCATAAGTTTGTTCTTGCTAGTTTCTTATTAAAAATCACTTTTCCTTATCTTTGGTTTATTACTTTTGTTGCTTTATCGGGCGCCATTTTAAATACCATCGGTAAATTTGCGGTTTCTTCATTCACCCCCGTTTTTTTGAATGTAATGATGATTCTTGCTGCACTTTATATTGCGCCAAACATGGAGCAACCGGAAGTTGGTTTGGCGATTGGTGTTTTATTGGGGGGATTGGTTCAATTCTTATTTCAAATCCCATTTTTATTCAAACAAGGTATGTTAGTTAAGCCTAAATGGGGATGGAATGATCCTGGTGTAAAAAAAATCCGCACTTTAATGATTCCCGCTTTATTTGGCGTATCCGTCAGTCAAATTAATCTGCTGTTTGATACTGCTGTAGCCAGCTTTTTAATGACCGGTTCAATCAGTTGGCTTTATTATTCTGATCGTTTGTTGGAATTTCCACTGGGGTTGTTCGGAATCGCTATTGCCACGGTTATATTACCCGCTCTATCTCGTAAACATGTGGACTCAGAAAGCCAAGGATTTTCAAGTACTATGGATTGGGGGGTGCGTATGGTTATTTTGCTTGGCGTGCCTGCTATGTGTGGTTTGATCGTATTAGCTAAACCCATGTTGATGGTGTTATTCATGCGTGGTGAATTTGCCCCAAGTGATGTACAAAATGCTTCGTTAGCCTTGTGGGCTTATTCTGCAGGTTTATTGAATTTTATGTTGATTAAGGTTTTGGCTCCGGGCTATTACTCTAGGCAAGATACTAAGACGCCAGTTCGTTACGGCATTATTGCGATGGTCACTAATATGGTCTTTAATGCTATTTTTGCATATTTCTACGGTTATGTAGGATTGGCGATGGCAACTTCATTATCTGCATTAGTCAACATGGGGCTTTTATATAGAGGCTTACATATTGCGAATGTTTATCGACTATCTAAAGAAACGATTGTTTTTACGATTAAAATCGTTATTGCGGGTGGGTTAATGGTTTCTGTTATTGACTGGCAAATGGCCGATTTTGATGTGTGGCTTCAATGGACAGCATCATACCGAGCGATGTGGTTAGTCGGCTTGATTGGCTTAGGTGCACTAGTGTATTTGATTTCGGCTTTGGTATTAGGTATTCGTCTTAAGCATTTAAAAGCCAATTAA